The genomic interval TAAATTATAGGAACGGAGACTCTATAATAGAGTAATCGTATTTTAGCTCAGTTTCCTGTATTCGATCCGCTCGTGGAATAAAAGGATAGTTGGCTTAGGACTGGGGAATTGGAGGACTATCACTGACGTTTCATTGAACCGCAACCCCTTCCTACTCAGTTTAACCCTTAAGATATACTCCACATTAGCCTGCATACCGACCTGCTGCAGATCACAGGAAGGTGGTAGTTCGGAATTGGAATCTTTGTAGTGGGCATTAGGCATTTGAAGTGAAAACCTGAAAGATGTATTTTGCGGTATCATCGGCTGACCATCTTTAGTGAATGCTTGTTCACTCATCGGTGTAGGGGtagcagaagatgaaattaggTTTGACGTTGACGGTTGTTGAGTTTCACCCAATTGCAAATTCGATAGTCCAAGCTGAGTGGGGATCAGCTCTCCTCGAGCTGTACTGGAAGTATCTGCTAAAGGCGGAAATAGTTGTAGTCTGTTGCGAGCTAATGGCAGGGTATCTAAAACTGTATATTGACCTCTAACATAATATGATACGTTCACCATGCCAATAATCTGTACTCGTTGATTCCTCAATCAGTCACACATCATATCCACCCAGATAGCACGAAAGATCACTTACGGCAACTTCGAGTCCTACAGCTCTATCAACTTTTCCTACCTCTATTTTACCTTCGATCCAATCTTCTCTCCCTGTTTTTATGTATAAAGGTCCAGTCCCATTGACgttcattcttcttccacctcGAGTAAGGGTCAAGCGCAGTTTCTTATTGCCTGTACTAACATCACTTGGACTTCCCGTTGAATTGGAtaatgaaggtaaaggtccagcaggtggaggtggtgatTGAGCTATAGCATTAAAGTATGCTGAAGCTGGATGATCGGCTGACAAGTGAACAGCTGAAATCAAGCGAAGTTCATCTCTACCCAATGAAGGCGAATATAAAGGCGgttcagaagaaggaatagGTAAATCTATATAACCTTGTGTCAAACTTGTTGCTGCTTGACCCAAAGAGCTACTTAAAGTTGAAGGTTCAGGTCGAGGATAAGATGAACTAGGGACAGAAAATGTATTTCGTCTGACCGATTGAAGATCGAGTATTCTTCGTCGAGGTATAAGtggatcatcatcatcttcttcaacacctaatcctgtttcttctcctgtaccatcttcatcttcttcacctatctcatcttctaatGACGTttcatctgattcttcatGACTTTCTTCAACTGTTGGAGTTCCCCGATCCAACGGAGAAGTACCGAAATAATCCCTAGTAGCCACATTTAACAATCTGCGATTTTCGAATGACTGAGTTTGTGGACTTGAAGAAGTGCCTACTACATCTTGATAATCGGGTAGCGGTGCATTAGAAATATCTAAATCGCGATTATTGGGACTCCTTGAAACAGCGTAACTAGGTAAACTGGGTCTTGCCCATCTTTCGACTGATATAGGTTCCGATGATCTTCGCAAATTTGGTATAGGTATAGAAGGTGTATGATGTGAGATGGGTAAAATGGAAATACCATTGGCAACCGGAGGAAGAATTGGCGCGCCCGATGCTGATCTTTCTGTATTATCTAAgggatttgatgaattgttATCGGTTGAAGAAGTCGAATTGGATCGAGTCGCTATAGTCTTCAGTAGAGACTTCATCTTgttattcttctttttgtgGTGCCTACCATCATGCTCATGAACGTTTCAATGATATATTGCAAGTGTTATGGTTATTATGGGGTAATTCGTTATCTTTCATATAGGGTATTCTGATGCGCATGTGTCTCGGTGTACTTGTAGATCTCGGAGTCTCCAGTTTATGTTTCATTTGCCACCCAGTTACATCTACCAATCATAAAATCAAAGCTCAGAAAGCCCAGAACATCTTGATCGGCCCGTTACTTGGGCTTTGATCTGGGCTATTTGCCACCCAGCCTTACGTAATAGCTAGCGGCAACTCATCTACGTCAGCTCCACTCATACCTTCAACCTCCACATGCATCGCCTAATGAATGATCGATCTATTTCAAAGATATCATGCAGATTATATAAACATATCTTCGTTGGAACGAAAAAGTTATATGTTGAATAAAGGGTATTTCTTAGCAATCACtatcttgataatctcACTTATGCCTTTCATACCATCATCTTTAGTTAGATCAACAATCTATACAGCTAGAAACCAAATACCTACAACTATCAAACCTAACCAAGctatcaaattatcaggAATTGGATTACCTTTTGCTGGATTCTTTTCAACAAGCAGTACGAATAAAATGCCTTCTGATAATTTCCCAGTAAAGAagagtgaagatgaatggCATGCTGTTCTCTCGCCTGAACAAGTGAGTGCATTCCAGCTATCGAAGCTGCCGGGGGATAATGGCAACAGAGCTGAAACAATGTATTTGCCATAGTTCAGAGTGATTCGAGAGAAAGGAACTGAACGACCAGGGTCTCATGCATACGACAAGAAGAACGATGCCGGTGTATATCGTGAGtcaatttcacctcttATCTTGTGCTGCAATCATAGACTGATTTGGATCACTGCAGATTGCGCCGGTTGCGATGCCCCTCTATATACCTCGAAAACTAAATTGTGAGTATATTTGCCACTATTCATGCTGCAGTTGCCGGCTCTtcttaataaatcaatagcTAATCCTGTATTTAGCAATTCCGGATGTGGATGGCCCGCATTCTATGATACTATACCTGGCGCAGTCATTCGTCATGAGGACCGATCGATGTTTATGACTAGAACTGAAATAGTTTGTGCGAATTGGTAAGCTGACGGAACAAGCAAGACATTGGGACTCTGCTGACCGAGCACAACGCAGCGGAGGACATCTCGGACATGTGTTCAAAGGAGAAGGTTTCCCTAACCCCATCGATGAGCGGTAAGTTCAGCTGTCGAGAGGTAATCTGACTATCATGACAAGCTGACGGTGCTTGCTTAGACATTGTGTCAACGGTATCTCCCTCAATTTCAAGAACGAGTAATAGTATCTCATATCCCGCTTATACCTGATACGATGCAGAGTGGAGCGAGTTGAACAGTGTCAATGCAAGTATCAGACGGTTGTTGGGTAATTCGTTTGTTGTATCGGAGCTGCTTGTTGTAGAAGGTGGATGGATGTCGCACGATTAACCATATGATAATGCAcaataatcatttttaaaCTAGCCAGCGGTATGGTCAAAAATGCAACTGACACTTTCAAcgattcaaattcatatatacatatttcAAACTTCATATCTACTTATATTTGCGGGAAACTCTCTTTTGGTTTAAGAAAAGACTACGAATATCTAcataaaaaaaaagaaatttcaattgaaatcaattttttaaaCGTAAATAGCTTGTaatctttgaatttcctttcttgaattttcttcaccattataaaataattcaagTGCATCTTTAAGTCTAATTGAagtaatttcatcttctttattatatttatcTAAAACACCATCTTCTAAATAATTAATATCAGTTGAAGCaattttccaatctttTGACATAATTTTAGATAATGGatctaaatttgataattcttttaatctttcttttgaaacAGTTGAATCAACTTTTTGCCAATTTTCCCAATAAATATCTgtattatttaattgatctttaAATCTAACTTGATGTTCTGCACCTTTTTTATAAACTGGTAAttttgaagttgaacaTAAATCTGACATTTGATCAGATAAAATCGTATTTGAATCTGCACCTAATTCAAGCATTGCCATACATTCTCTTGCAGTAACGCAActaaataatgaaataaataaaaaattaatatttcaaatcatttttgtttttctccAATATAGAAGATATACTTACGAAGCTGCTTTAATAAGTGGTTGAGTTTTACCAGTTTCTTTAGCAAGTCTATCATAAGTATCTCTGATATGTCTCATTCTAGCTGACATAGGATGTTGTTTAGCTACATCTTCTACATCAGGCCAGATTGAAGGATCAACGTGGGCAGGACATTCTATTGAGAGATATCAGCATCGTATGAAGCACAAATGGTGTAAATGAATCACTCACCGTTGAAGTATGGACTGATCGAGTGCATACCAGCTTGAGAACAAGCGATAGCTTGAGGAAGTGAGAACAAAGAAGTTCCCAATGTTCTTATCCCTTCAGCATTAAGTACAGCTGCAGCTTGAACACCTgcagaagttgaaggaaCTTTAACCATGAATCGTTCTCTTCAGATGAACCAACATTAGCTTCATCTCATATCGCTGAAGGTTCATATCACGAGGGAAGGACTCACCTGGGAATACCTTCAGCTTGGAATACCTTATCGTAAGCTCTAACATGAGCTTCGATAGCATCTCTATTATAGGCGTTTCTAGGAGAAGCTTGAACGAGAACTCGACCTTGAATGTAAGGTAAGACTCTCTTAGCGAATCGAACGGACTATTATGTGATTGTCAGATCAGCACATTTTTGATTGACGAGATCAATTTAAACCTGATGGGATACAATGACCCACGAGAACAGTGTGTACTTCTAACcaatcttttccttttaattCCCTAATGGTTTTTTCGATAAGTTCCTTGTTTTCAGGATTATGAAGTTGTTCATCTAccaaaagatgatttgaagTCATATCATGAGCTTTGATTGGTAAATTTTTAGCAATTTCAGGATTCATAGAATCTGTATCTACATGACATCCTGCAGcttcaatttgttcaaGTAAAGTTGGTTCAGGTTTAGAAATCATCTTTGTATAGGTTTatttagataatttagTAATTGGGtaagaaaattaaaattaaaattgagATGAGGAGAACGAAAGGAAACTTTGAAGATAAGTATCAACGTTTATATATTATCTCTAAACGGTGTGAAAATCAGAAGATACAGTACTTTGTTAATTACTCTAGCTGTCGGGTGAACCACCTGACAAAATATCATACTTTGGTGGTAGACTTAGTAAACGTTTACAAGCTTTACCGTTTAGACGATTTTGATACTCCGATAATTCAGCGAGTAATCTCAATCAGCCTACAAAGCTATATGATATCGACGGTACCGACGGTCCGATATTTACCTATTAGATTTTAGTACGATTGATAATGTATTATCTTTCAGTACAATATACAGTCTTTCACTCGTGGCATTACTATTGTCTTCGGTGTTGGCCACTGATTGAAGCTCACCGGTGTCCAAACCCAGCTGTAGTCTACTGTAGTGAGGCCCGAACAAGGCTTATCAGTGCAGCTGCGCTGTGCTCCAGGTCGATGATCAAgctacatcttcttccgaaCCATTCGGATCTCAAAAACAATGAATACGTatttcatccttctttacgccgaaattaaagataaaCATCTGTCTTTCTCCATTGACATTCCGTTAAATCTCCATTATTAATCTTAGAGCTTTCTTACCTTCAAATCTCGGAGGACAATCGATTTTACGTTACTGTAGGTTTAAGAGCagaaaaacaagaagaatcgCAATTACGTTGAAAAGCTTAGTTTTTAATTCACCGTCCTCTTCTTATTATGTGAAGTGAATTAGTTCCCGAACTCATCCGAACCATCGGTCGGCAAAAAGACTCATTCGTTGTTATACCGTTTTTCATTCTGCTGAAAAGCAAGAATAAAGTTGTCTTCCAAATGAATTTCCATGTCACCGCGAAGCGGTCTTCAACACGAAGCGCGTGACGTATCATTTGACCTACCCTGGACTAAGTTGTGTATATGTGTATGTATATACACAATATGAGTTTCCCTTTGTCAATAACCGTTTGATTATTGAGCTTTGATGCCTTTGATCGGTCATTCTTTATGCCGGGCTCAAGTTTTGTTATCCGATTTATTGCCCAAGTGAAACGAAACCCGATCAATATTACGTGTAAAATGAAAGTTAAAGATGACGTATATATTCCCTTAATTTCACTTGGAATCCAGCGGGGCATGAAAAGCCCCAGTCAGGTCATGGGGTATCCACATGAAAAAGGCTAGATTTGAGGTAAAAGTTAAATCAGGTACATCATCCGAAATAAGACCATCCGTTCTATACCGTTTTTTCTCTGCTTTTGCTTGGTATTTTTTTGGATATCTCACATGATATTGTAAATGAGATCCTCAAGTTGAGCAAAAGAACCAAAGATCTTGTATTTCTTGCCGCAATTTGTCCGATTCATGACCTTTTGTATATTTGGTTCATTCGCTATTCGGGTACGTTCGGCTAAGCAAATGTCCTTCATCCCCCTTTGTCCCCTCTTGAGCGAAATCGAGGTATACACTTTCAAAATATCTATATAT from Kwoniella pini CBS 10737 chromosome 4, complete sequence carries:
- a CDS encoding methionine-R-sulfoxide reductase; protein product: MPFIPSSLVRSTIYTARNQIPTTIKPNQAIKLSGIGLPFAGFFSTSSTNKMPSDNFPVKKSEDEWHAVLSPEQFRVIREKGTERPGSHAYDKKNDAGVYHCAGCDAPLYTSKTKFNSGCGWPAFYDTIPGAVIRHEDRSMFMTRTEIVCANCGGHLGHVFKGEGFPNPIDERHCVNGISLNFKNE